One genomic window of Punica granatum isolate Tunisia-2019 chromosome 1, ASM765513v2, whole genome shotgun sequence includes the following:
- the LOC116190032 gene encoding glycerophosphodiester phosphodiesterase GDPDL3-like: MCNSRAAAFLEVLLVSSLIALASAQGSTKWLTLSGNPPLVIARGGFSGIFPDSSLFAYNLAMITSVPDVVMWCDVQLTKDEAGICASDLRLDNSTSIASAFRDKEKTYDVNGVSMKGWFSIDFTLKDLATVYLTQGIGSRSPRFDGNFLPILTAQEVIQQLKPPGLWLNIQHDQFFSQHNLSMRNYVLSTSRSVPVSYISSPEVNFLRSIVTRFNRTRTKLVFRFLARNIVEPSRSQTYDSLSKNLAFIKTFASGILVPKAYIYPVTPENYVQPYSSIVSDAHKIGLEVYASDFVNDQPLSYNYSYDPIEETLHYIDNGVFSVDGLLTDFPITQSEAIDCFAHVGKNNSRQVKFLVISYNGASGDYPSCTDKAYTKAIQDGADVIDCPVQMSKDGVPFCFQSINLMEASNIAQSEFRNRTTTILELRPGPAIFSFSLTWSEVQSLTPQISNPYQAFSLYRNPANRMEGKFVSLSDFLALARNTSLSGVLLRIENATYLAENQGLSVTDAVLDVLSKAGYNNLTTMKVMIQSTNSSVLTKIKGHGNYELVYEVDENIRDAANSTVEDIKSFANSVAVTKMSVLPTNSLYLTMRTNTVAKLQAYKLPVYVQLFSNEFVSQAWDFFSDATVEINSFVTGAGVDGVITDFPRTAATYKRNKCLGLGAKTPAYMTPVGPGSLVELIPPSDLPPAQPPSPVLTDSDVNEPPLPAVVAKAPSPTPGANIPTAPTPRGNGQPKLSAPIFLSVLPVLVASLFLAL, translated from the exons ATGTGTAACTCACGCGCCGCCGCCTTCCTGGAGGTCCTCCTCGTCAGCTCCCTCATAGCTCTCGCCTCTGCTCAGGGATCTACCAAATGGCTCACTCTGTCCG GAAATCCGCCATTGGTTATAGCACGGGGTGGATTCTCGGGGATATTTCCGGACTCCAGCTTGTTTGCTTACAACTTGGCAATGATTACGAGTGTCCCGGACGTGGTCATGTGGTGTGATGTCCAGTTGACAAAAGACGAGGCTGGTATTTGTGCTTCTGATCTCAGGCTAGACAACTCTACTAGCATTGCATCCGCCTTCCGGGATAAAGAGAAAACTTATGATGTCAACGGTGTGTCCATGAAAGGGTGGTTCTCCATTGATTTTACCCTCAAAGATCTAGCAACCGTCTACT TAACTCAGGGAATCGGTTCTCGATCGCCTAGGTTTGATGGAAATTTCTTACCAATACTTACAGCTCAAGAAGTGATTCAGCAGTTGAAACCACCAGGTCTCTGGTTGAACATTCAG CATGACCAGTTCTTCTCACAACATAATTTGAGTATGAGAAATTATGTGCTTTCTACCTCAAGAAGCGTGCCTGTTAGTTACATCTCATCACCAGAGGTGAATTTTCTGAGGAGTATTGTGACACGATTTAATAGAACCAGGACAAAACTGGTTTTCAGGTTTCTGGCACGAAATATTGTCGAGCCTTCTCGCAGCCAGACCTATGATTCTCTTTCAAAGAACCTTGCATTCATCAAGACATTTGCTTCAGGGATCCTCGTCCCAAAGGCTTATATTTATCCAGTTACTCCAGAAAACTATGTGCAACCTTATTCCTCCATAGTGTCAGATGCCCATAAAATTGGACTGGAAGTTTATGCATCTGACTTTGTTAACGACCAACCTCTGAGCTACAATTACAGTTATGATCCCATAGAGGAGACGTTGCACTACATTGACAATGGCGTATTCTCTGTCGATGGTTTGCTCACAGATTTCCCCATTACTCAATCTGAGGCCATTG ATTGCTTTGCTCATGTAGGCAAAAACAATTCAAGACAAG TCAAATTTTTGGTCATCTCGTATAATGGAGCAAGTGGGGACTATCCCAGTTGCACTGACAAGGCATATACAAAAGCTATACAAGATGGGGCTGATGTTATCGATTGTCCTGTTCAAATGTCAAAGGATGGGGTCCCTTTTTGCTTCCAATCCATCAATCTCATGGAAGCTAGTAATATTGCCCAATCAGAGTTCCGCAATCGCACAACTACAATTCTGGAGCTTAGGCCCGGCCCTGCAATTTTCAGTTTTAGCCTTACCTGGAGCGAAGTCCAATCATTGACAC CACAAATCTCAAACCCTTATCAGGCCTTCTCCTTGTACAGAAACCCAGCAAACAGAATGGAAGGGAAGTTTGTATCTTTGTCAGATTTTCTAGCCTTGGCAAGGAATACTTCTTTGTCGGGCGTCCTGCTCCGCAtagag AACGCTACCTACCTCGCTGAGAACCAGGGACTGAGTGTAACTGATGCTGTCCTTGATGTCCTGAGCAAAGCTGGCTACAATAACCTGACGACAATGAAGGTTATGATTCAGTCCACCAACAGCTCAGTCCTAACTAAGATAAAAGGGCATGGCAACTACGAGCTCGTGTATGAGGTCGACGAGAACATTCGCGATGCCGCGAACTCCACCGTGGAGGACATCAAGAGCTTTGCCAACTCTGTTGCCGTAACAAAGATGTCTGTCCTACCCACAAACTCACTTTACCTCACCATGCGGACTAATACTGTCGCGAAGCTACAGGCGTACAAGCTTCCTGTCTACGTACAGCTCTTTAGCAACGAGTTTGTATCCCAGGCATGGGATTTCTTCTCAGATGCGACTGTTGAGATTAACTCTTTTGTGACGGGGGCGGGTGTTGATGGCGTGATCACAGATTTTCCAAGGACAGCTGCTACTTACAAAA GGAACAAATGTCTTGGGTTGGGTGCCAAAACTCCGGCTTACATGACTCCGGTTGGACCCGGGTCCCTTGTGGAGCTCATCCCCCCCTCAGACCTTCCACCCGCGCAGCCTCCTTCTCCAGTCCTCACGGACTCCGATGTAAATGAGCCACCACTTCCAGCCGTTGTAGCGAAAGCCCCTTCCCCAACCCCAGGGGCAAACATACCCACTGCCCCTACCCCAAGAGGCAATGGCCAGCCCAAACTTTCTGCCCCTATCTTCCTCTCGGTTCTACCGGTCCTTGTCGCCTCGTTGTTTCTTGCACTGTAA
- the LOC116190137 gene encoding beta-1,2-xylosyltransferase-like, which translates to MNARQTSLLGAIVVLFLLNCLSICLYFYPLTENRSPLTEPTSHLTERRSNLAGDRHHPARPRRLKRWPSLPSYLPWTQQPRPPVNSCEAYFGNGFTRRVDLLPSSPGGGGGGWFRCFYSETLRSSVCEGGRLRMVPERIRASRGGERLEEVVGREEDEELPEFEDGAFEVEAGAVDLGLRYRYGRGGKLLKGDLLDMYVPKGDVDRHRMGELLGSIRVVEAGDFHCDQWVEEPTLLVIRYEYANMFHTVTDWYSAYVSSRVTGLPYRPHLVFVDGHCKTQLEETWDALFSSLRHAKNFSGSVCFRHAIFSPLGYETPLFKGLSEEIDCHGAPAHDLQRNADDQKTARLHEFGEMIKSSFGLSTSEHHNMISASGYNVLFVRREDYLAHPRHRGKVESRLSNEQEVFESVRIWASNHLDCKINVINGLFAHMPMKEQVEAIRDASVIIGAHGAGLTHTVSALPKTVILEIISEKFRRPHFELIAQWKGLEYHAINLRGSYAAPSVVIKKLGNIMRSLNC; encoded by the exons ATGAACGCAAGACAAACCTCTCTCCTCGGAGCCATTGTCGTCCTCTTCCTCCTTAACTGCCTCTCCATCTGCCTCTACTTCTACCCCTTAACGGAGAACCGCTCCCCGTTGACGGAACCCACCTCCCACTTAACGGAGCGCCGCTCTAACTTGGCGGGAGACCGGCATCATCCCGCCAGACCCCGCCGGCTCAAGCGCTGGCCCTCCCTGCCGTCCTACCTCCCATGGACGCAGCAGCCCAGGCCCCCCGTCAATTCATGCGAGGCCTACTTCGGCAATGGCTTCACCCGCCGCGTCGACCTCCTCCCTTCCTCCcccggcggcggcggcggggGATGGTTCCGGTGCTTTTACAGCGAGACACTGAGGAGCTCAGTGTGCGAGGGAGGTCGCCTGAGGATGGTGCCCGAGAGGATCAGGGCCTCGAGGGGAGGCGAGAGGCTGGAGGAGGTGGTCGGGAgggaagaggatgaggagctGCCGGAGTTCGAGGACGGTGCGTTCGAGGTGGAGGCTGGCGCGGTGGATCTGGGATTGCGGTATCGGTATGGGAGAGGCGGGAAGCTCCTGAAAGGTGATCTCTTGGACATGTACGTGCCCAAGGGAGATGTGGACAGGCATCGAATGGGGGAGCTGCTCGGGTCGATTCGAGTGGTCGAAGCCGGAGATTTCCACTGCGATCAG TGGGTTGAGGAGCCGACACTGCTAGTCATTCGGTACGAGTACGCAAATATGTTTCACACGGTCACTGATTGGTACAGTGCCTATGTCTCTTCTAGGGTTACCGGCTTGCCGTATAGACCCCATTTGGTCTTTGTGGATGGCCACTGCAAG ACACAGCTAGAAGAAACATGGGATGCTTTGTTTTCAAGCCTTAGACATGCCAAAAACTTTAGTGGCTCAGTTTGCTTTCGCCATGCCATTTTTTCTCCTCTGGGATATGAGACTCCTCTATTCAAGGGGCTTTCTGAGGAAATTGATTGCCATGGAGCACCGGCTCATGACTTGCAGCGGAACGCAGATGACCAGAAAACTGCTCGGCTTCATGAGTTTGGAGAGATGATCAAATCATCTTTTGGTTTGTCGACTTCCGAGCACCATAATATGATTTCAGCGTCAGGTTATAATGTCCTCTTTGTTCGGCGTGAAGACTATTTGGCTCATCCTCGCCACCGTGGAAAAGTTGAATCGAGGCTAAGCAATGAACAAGAGGTTTTTGAATCTGTACGGATTTGGGCATCAAACCATCTAGATTGCAAAATAAATGTTATCAATGGATTATTTGCACATATGCCCATGAAAGAGCAGGTGGAAGCCATTCGAGATGCATCAGTCATTATCGGTGCACACGGTGCAGGTCTCACTCACACAGTGTCTGCACTTCCTAAGACAGTGATTCTCGAGATCATCAGCGAGAAATTTCGGCGTCCTCACTTTGAGCTAATTGCCCAGTGGAAGGGACTGGAATACCACGCCATCAACCTCCGTGGATCATATGCTGCTCCTTCAGTAGTCATTAAGAAGCTCGGGAACATCATGAGAAGTCTTAATTGTTGA